A window of the Rhodoferax sp. GW822-FHT02A01 genome harbors these coding sequences:
- a CDS encoding DUF4178 domain-containing protein, with protein sequence MATDNLQRSYRAPCPGCGAPVDFRSAQSTHAICAYCRSMVVRDGEVLKRIGKMAELFDDHSPLQLQTSGTWNGNGFTLVGRLQYKYDEGTWTEWHALLADGSSAFLSEDNGAYVFGTDLPTPREIPAPETFRVGATTAINGKSYAVASNQQAVFMAAQGELPHLPELGRPFALVELRSQSGEVRDAGEVLSIDYSRTPPALSAGSAVLLEDLKLSGLRDEQTKEESGRAFNCPNCGATLTLQLSTTQSMTCGSCHSIIDVSQGLGGELRHATQDEPVQPLIALGSTGTLQGVEWQVVGFQHRMGMDPADTSEQFGWEEYLLYNRKRGFTFLVDSTEGWSVVKPATGAPVVSSNGQSASYLGTRYQLKESYSAETNYVVGEFYWQVHRGQRTSNRDYASGRSILSMEQSPQELTWSVGSMVSSDTVTQAFKLQDRKELLQRSDVKPFAASGAFWMRPDFWVFVVIVLIMLSIATCSNDCDPNTQDCSSSSSNYGRTSGGSFGGFSTGGGHK encoded by the coding sequence GTGGCCACCGACAACCTTCAGCGCAGCTATCGGGCGCCCTGCCCGGGGTGTGGCGCGCCAGTCGATTTCCGCAGCGCCCAGTCCACCCATGCCATTTGCGCGTATTGCCGCAGCATGGTGGTGCGTGATGGCGAGGTGCTCAAGCGCATCGGCAAGATGGCCGAGCTGTTCGACGACCACAGCCCATTGCAACTGCAAACCTCCGGGACCTGGAACGGCAACGGCTTCACCCTGGTGGGCCGGCTGCAATACAAGTACGACGAAGGCACCTGGACCGAGTGGCATGCGCTGTTGGCCGACGGCAGCAGCGCCTTTCTGAGCGAAGACAACGGCGCCTATGTATTCGGCACCGACCTGCCGACTCCGCGCGAAATACCCGCGCCAGAAACTTTCCGCGTAGGCGCCACCACGGCCATCAATGGCAAGTCGTATGCCGTAGCCTCCAACCAGCAGGCGGTGTTCATGGCGGCACAGGGCGAGCTGCCGCACCTGCCCGAGCTGGGCCGCCCATTTGCCCTGGTGGAGTTGCGCAGCCAGAGCGGCGAAGTGCGCGACGCGGGCGAGGTGCTCAGCATCGATTACAGCCGCACACCGCCGGCCCTGAGTGCGGGCAGTGCGGTGTTGCTGGAAGACCTCAAGCTCTCGGGCCTGCGGGATGAGCAGACCAAAGAGGAAAGCGGGCGGGCCTTCAATTGCCCCAACTGTGGTGCCACTCTGACCCTGCAGCTGTCCACCACCCAGAGCATGACCTGCGGCTCCTGCCACAGCATCATCGATGTCTCCCAAGGTCTAGGCGGCGAGCTGCGCCACGCCACGCAGGATGAGCCGGTACAACCGCTCATCGCGCTGGGCAGCACCGGCACCCTGCAGGGGGTGGAGTGGCAGGTGGTGGGTTTTCAGCACCGCATGGGCATGGACCCGGCCGACACCAGCGAACAATTCGGCTGGGAGGAGTACCTGCTCTACAACCGCAAGCGTGGGTTCACCTTTCTGGTGGACAGCACGGAGGGCTGGAGCGTGGTCAAACCCGCCACCGGCGCACCCGTGGTCAGCAGCAACGGCCAGAGCGCAAGCTACCTGGGCACGCGCTACCAGCTCAAGGAAAGCTACAGCGCCGAAACCAACTACGTGGTGGGCGAGTTCTATTGGCAGGTGCACCGCGGCCAGCGCACCAGCAACCGCGACTACGCCAGTGGCAGAAGCATTCTTTCCATGGAGCAGTCGCCCCAGGAGCTGACCTGGTCGGTGGGTTCCATGGTCTCCAGCGACACGGTGACCCAGGCCTTCAAGCTGCAGGACCGCAAGGAACTGCTGCAACGCAGTGACGTCAAACCCTTTGCTGCCAGCGGCGCGTTCTGGATGCGCCCGGACTTCTGGGTGTTCGTTGTCATCGTGCTCATCATGCTGTCCATCGCCACCTGCTCGAACGACTGCGACCCGAATACGCAGGACTGCTCCAGCTCATCCTCCAACTATGGGCGCACTTCGGGTGGGTCGTTTGGCGGGTTCTCCACCGGTGGTGGGCATAAGTAG
- a CDS encoding D-alanyl-D-alanine carboxypeptidase family protein → MQTKTFPILPIVFAIAAATLIPGTASFAASHHATKSKPVAKPAAAKKAAAADSGLPPLAAQTTLAANPPELPAKAWLLMDFDSGEVLAAANPDEPLPPASLTKMMTSYLVEQALRSGKLKQTDLVSVSENAWCRGSSTESCMYLPLNSQATVIDILRGIIIQSGNDASKAIAEHMAGTEEGFAKLMNAEAQRLGMTHTHFVNPTGLPDPAHKSSARDLAILARAIIRDSVDYYPIYAERDFKYNGIKQGNRNALLYTDPTVDGLKTGHTEDAGYCLVTSSKRNGMRLITVILNTHSAQARADETRALLGWGFSSFEKVTPIQPNTVVATAKVSFGKADTVAAGLGEPWMLTVPRGQQVQTSVEVKPGLEAPVAKGAVIGKVIATSNGKPVGEAPLVAQAEVERSGLLLRAWQHVTKLFGK, encoded by the coding sequence ATGCAAACCAAAACTTTCCCCATTCTCCCCATCGTCTTTGCAATCGCTGCTGCCACCCTGATTCCCGGTACTGCCTCCTTCGCAGCCAGCCACCACGCAACCAAGTCCAAGCCCGTTGCCAAACCTGCAGCCGCAAAGAAGGCCGCTGCTGCCGATAGCGGCTTGCCCCCGCTCGCCGCCCAGACCACTCTGGCAGCCAATCCACCCGAGCTGCCCGCCAAGGCATGGCTGCTGATGGACTTCGACTCCGGTGAGGTGCTTGCTGCGGCCAACCCCGACGAACCCCTGCCACCGGCCTCGCTGACCAAGATGATGACCAGCTACCTGGTCGAGCAGGCGCTGCGCTCCGGCAAGCTCAAGCAGACGGATCTGGTCTCGGTCAGTGAGAACGCCTGGTGCCGCGGCTCCAGTACCGAGTCGTGCATGTACCTGCCGCTGAACAGCCAGGCCACGGTGATCGACATCCTGCGCGGCATCATCATCCAGTCGGGCAATGACGCATCCAAGGCAATCGCCGAGCACATGGCCGGTACCGAAGAAGGCTTTGCCAAGCTGATGAATGCCGAAGCCCAGCGCCTGGGCATGACGCACACGCATTTCGTGAACCCCACGGGCCTGCCCGACCCGGCGCACAAGTCGTCGGCGCGTGACCTCGCCATCCTGGCGCGCGCCATCATCCGCGATAGCGTTGACTACTACCCGATCTACGCAGAGCGGGATTTCAAGTACAACGGCATCAAGCAGGGCAACCGCAATGCCCTGCTCTACACCGACCCTACGGTTGACGGACTGAAGACCGGTCACACCGAAGATGCCGGTTACTGCCTGGTCACTTCCTCCAAGCGCAACGGAATGCGCCTGATCACGGTCATTCTCAATACCCACAGCGCCCAGGCACGGGCCGACGAAACGCGCGCGCTGCTCGGTTGGGGCTTCAGCAGCTTTGAGAAGGTCACGCCGATTCAGCCGAACACGGTGGTCGCAACGGCCAAGGTCAGCTTCGGCAAGGCAGACACGGTAGCCGCCGGACTGGGCGAACCCTGGATGCTGACCGTGCCACGCGGACAGCAGGTGCAGACCTCGGTAGAGGTCAAGCCGGGCCTGGAGGCTCCGGTGGCCAAGGGCGCCGTCATCGGCAAGGTGATTGCAACCTCGAACGGCAAGCCAGTAGGCGAAGCGCCGCTCGTTGCACAGGCTGAAGTGGAGCGCTCAGGCCTGCTGCTGCGCGCCTGGCAGCACGTGACCAAGCTTTTCGGAAAGTAA
- a CDS encoding IclR family transcriptional regulator: protein MTTEDELADESASKGGIQVIARAAAVLQKLREHPAGLSLGELAKLLKLPRSTIQRIVAALDDENLVISASPTRGVRLGPALLALAAATRFEISEVARPTLQEISLLSGETVDLSLLDGNKLVFVDQVVGGHRLKAESGIGVSFSLHSTAPGKAMLAAMSDADMLALRPRMSFARMTPNTITTWTDLVEEIAVVRESGIGADVEENSMGICAVAMALSLPSGEIAAISVPVPTQRFKAMRPTIEKLLLTHGGKLQASIKR from the coding sequence ATGACCACAGAAGACGAATTGGCCGATGAGTCCGCCAGCAAGGGAGGGATTCAGGTAATTGCGCGTGCAGCGGCCGTGCTGCAGAAATTGCGGGAGCACCCAGCTGGCTTGTCACTGGGCGAATTGGCGAAGCTGTTGAAGCTGCCCCGGTCCACGATTCAACGCATCGTTGCCGCGCTGGACGATGAAAACCTTGTCATCTCGGCCTCACCCACCCGCGGAGTACGCCTGGGTCCGGCCTTGCTCGCGCTGGCCGCCGCTACGCGATTTGAAATCTCCGAAGTCGCTCGCCCCACCCTGCAGGAGATCTCGCTGCTCAGTGGGGAAACCGTGGACCTGTCACTGCTGGACGGCAACAAGCTGGTGTTCGTAGACCAGGTGGTGGGGGGACACCGCCTGAAGGCGGAATCCGGCATCGGCGTTTCATTCAGCCTGCACTCCACGGCCCCTGGCAAAGCCATGCTAGCAGCCATGTCCGACGCCGACATGCTCGCGCTGCGTCCACGCATGTCATTCGCCCGCATGACCCCCAACACCATCACGACATGGACGGACCTGGTCGAGGAGATTGCAGTGGTACGCGAGAGTGGCATCGGTGCCGACGTCGAAGAAAACTCGATGGGCATCTGCGCGGTGGCCATGGCACTCAGCCTGCCCAGTGGAGAAATCGCCGCGATCTCCGTTCCAGTTCCCACCCAGCGTTTCAAGGCCATGCGACCAACGATCGAGAAGCTGCTGCTCACCCATGGAGGGAAGCTTCAAGCGTCCATCAAGCGTTGA
- a CDS encoding cyclase family protein — MINVRGTMYEENLNNKMGLEFYDLSHPWGLGQPCWPYFEDVKIERLHTMARSGVLTQKITTVMHSGTHIDAPAHVVEGTAFMDEVPLPHFFGTGVVVSIPKKKWEVITAADLEAASPQIREGDIVIVNTGWHKHYGDNRMYYAYSPGFYKEAGEWFAKKKVKMIGSDTQALDHPLGTAIGPHGPGWPNGLLPDINREYERETGRKVIEDFPEWEPCHQAILKQGICGFENVGGDIDKVTGKRVTFAAFPWRWTKGDGCIVRLVAIVDPSGQYRFETGK; from the coding sequence ATGATTAATGTGCGCGGCACGATGTACGAAGAGAACCTCAACAACAAGATGGGGTTGGAGTTTTATGACCTGAGTCATCCCTGGGGTTTGGGACAGCCCTGCTGGCCCTACTTCGAAGATGTCAAGATCGAACGGCTGCACACCATGGCCCGTTCCGGCGTGCTGACCCAGAAGATCACGACCGTGATGCACTCGGGCACCCACATCGATGCGCCGGCGCACGTCGTGGAAGGCACCGCGTTCATGGACGAAGTGCCGTTGCCGCACTTCTTCGGCACCGGAGTGGTGGTGTCCATCCCCAAGAAAAAGTGGGAAGTGATTACCGCTGCCGACCTGGAGGCCGCAAGTCCGCAAATTCGCGAGGGCGACATCGTCATCGTCAACACCGGTTGGCATAAGCACTACGGCGACAACCGCATGTATTACGCCTATTCCCCCGGCTTCTACAAAGAGGCCGGCGAATGGTTTGCCAAGAAGAAGGTCAAGATGATTGGCAGCGACACGCAAGCCCTGGACCATCCGCTGGGTACGGCCATTGGCCCACATGGCCCCGGATGGCCCAATGGCCTTCTGCCCGACATCAACCGTGAATACGAACGGGAAACCGGCCGCAAGGTGATCGAAGACTTCCCTGAGTGGGAGCCCTGCCACCAGGCCATCCTGAAGCAAGGCATCTGCGGCTTCGAAAACGTGGGTGGCGACATCGACAAAGTCACCGGCAAACGCGTGACCTTCGCCGCCTTTCCGTGGCGCTGGACCAAAGGCGATGGATGCATCGTGCGCCTCGTGGCCATCGTGGACCCGAGCGGCCAATACCGTTTCGAGACGGGCAAGTAA
- a CDS encoding cupin domain-containing protein: MKVKRFPDAQAYVAPNHYEMRSLRLQGFEEGGPESFWTGLSHFLPGGGAGPDSSPLEKVYVVVAGELTVAVGGEEVVLGAMDSCFIPGGEIREVKNRTNAVASMLVVMPYPPTQQGAQ; the protein is encoded by the coding sequence ATGAAGGTCAAACGTTTCCCGGATGCGCAAGCCTATGTGGCACCCAACCACTATGAGATGCGCTCCCTGCGGTTGCAAGGGTTTGAAGAGGGTGGTCCGGAGTCGTTCTGGACGGGGCTGTCGCACTTTCTTCCCGGTGGAGGTGCCGGGCCTGACTCGTCTCCGCTGGAAAAGGTCTATGTAGTGGTCGCGGGTGAATTGACCGTGGCCGTTGGCGGTGAAGAAGTCGTTCTGGGGGCCATGGACAGTTGCTTCATCCCGGGTGGGGAAATACGTGAAGTCAAGAACCGCACGAACGCCGTCGCCAGCATGCTGGTGGTCATGCCGTATCCGCCAACCCAGCAGGGAGCCCAGTGA
- a CDS encoding SDR family oxidoreductase — MDDATPDWLKNPARLFDIRGKVAVVTGASGAFGMLAVKVLAGAGAKLVLAAGNGKALDEAAAACNAMGAEVACVALRPNTEADCDTIIQTGIDAFGGVDILVVGSGMNDPCPIVDMPLERFESVMDGNVTGAWLICRAFGKHAIARGRGGKVVLVSSARGKLGHPAGYSAYCASKAATDGLTRALGCEWGKYGITVNAIAPTVFRSPLTAWMFEDNEKANGVRAGFLSRVPLGRLGEPEDLAGPLLFLVSRASDFHTGHTVYADGGYTAG; from the coding sequence ATGGACGACGCAACACCTGATTGGCTGAAGAACCCGGCCCGGCTCTTTGACATACGCGGCAAAGTAGCAGTCGTGACCGGAGCCTCGGGCGCCTTTGGCATGTTGGCCGTCAAGGTATTGGCGGGCGCAGGGGCCAAGCTGGTTCTGGCCGCTGGAAACGGGAAGGCCCTTGATGAAGCAGCCGCAGCCTGCAATGCCATGGGCGCAGAGGTGGCCTGCGTAGCGCTGCGCCCGAACACGGAGGCGGACTGCGACACCATCATCCAGACCGGCATAGATGCATTCGGCGGAGTGGACATTCTGGTGGTGGGCTCCGGCATGAACGACCCCTGCCCCATCGTCGACATGCCACTGGAGCGATTTGAATCCGTCATGGACGGAAACGTCACGGGTGCATGGCTGATCTGCAGAGCCTTCGGCAAACACGCCATTGCCCGAGGACGTGGAGGCAAGGTGGTACTGGTCTCTTCTGCACGCGGCAAACTGGGCCATCCGGCGGGCTACAGCGCCTACTGCGCCTCCAAAGCGGCTACCGATGGCCTGACCCGGGCGCTGGGGTGCGAATGGGGCAAATACGGAATCACGGTGAATGCCATTGCGCCGACCGTCTTCCGATCTCCCCTGACCGCATGGATGTTCGAGGACAACGAAAAGGCCAATGGCGTGCGGGCCGGCTTTCTATCCCGCGTACCGCTGGGGCGCCTGGGTGAACCGGAGGACCTGGCTGGTCCTCTCCTGTTCCTGGTGTCCAGGGCATCCGACTTCCATACCGGGCATACCGTCTATGCCGACGGTGGTTACACGGCGGGCTAG
- a CDS encoding 3-hydroxyacyl-CoA dehydrogenase family protein, which yields MQHISVIGAGLMGHGIAQVFALAGRIVRVYDPDQKALMSLRERIERNLKDLKQDVNAATRVFPSEDLGECVSGADVVFEAGPENLAFKQRLFVQLEQLAPPHALLASNTSVIPITEIMRNVGTGHRAMGTHWWNPPYLVPLVEVIKTPHTDPRLAQDMFNLLAEVGKTPAMVEKDIPGFIGNRLQHALWREAIALVASGVCDAETVDTVVKASFGRRLPVLGPLENADLVGIELTQAIHQTVLPFIDHTPGPSPYLQRLIDDGRLGMKSGEGFRTWTPEQQDELRAKVLSHLKAMNVAEGR from the coding sequence ATGCAACACATATCCGTCATAGGTGCTGGCCTCATGGGCCATGGCATTGCACAGGTGTTCGCACTGGCAGGACGCATTGTGCGTGTCTACGACCCGGACCAGAAAGCGCTGATGTCGCTGCGTGAGCGCATAGAACGCAACCTGAAGGATTTGAAGCAGGACGTGAACGCTGCAACCCGGGTGTTTCCATCGGAAGACCTGGGAGAGTGCGTCAGCGGTGCGGATGTCGTATTTGAAGCGGGGCCGGAAAACCTCGCCTTCAAGCAACGCCTCTTTGTGCAGCTCGAGCAACTGGCGCCGCCGCATGCTCTGCTGGCAAGCAACACCTCGGTGATACCCATTACGGAAATCATGCGCAACGTCGGGACCGGGCACAGGGCCATGGGCACCCACTGGTGGAACCCGCCGTACCTGGTGCCGCTGGTCGAAGTGATCAAGACCCCCCACACCGATCCGCGGCTCGCACAAGACATGTTCAACCTGCTGGCAGAAGTAGGCAAGACGCCTGCCATGGTGGAAAAGGACATACCAGGGTTCATTGGCAACAGGCTGCAGCATGCCCTGTGGAGGGAGGCCATTGCATTGGTCGCCAGCGGCGTATGCGACGCCGAAACAGTGGACACCGTTGTCAAGGCCAGTTTTGGTCGGCGTCTACCCGTTCTCGGGCCTTTGGAAAACGCAGACCTGGTTGGAATCGAGCTGACCCAGGCGATTCACCAGACGGTACTTCCCTTTATCGACCACACCCCAGGCCCATCACCGTACCTGCAACGCCTGATCGACGACGGCAGGCTGGGAATGAAAAGCGGTGAAGGCTTCAGAACCTGGACACCTGAACAGCAAGACGAACTACGCGCCAAGGTCTTGTCCCATCTCAAAGCAATGAACGTGGCGGAAGGCCGCTAA
- a CDS encoding 3-keto-5-aminohexanoate cleavage protein encodes MDESSRVILTVACTGAWPQKSDTPYVPLTPQEEADEIVRCADAGASIAHIHVRDDAFHASMDFDKFAETVRLVRARCNIVLNLTTSGGLGLSDEVRMRPFQELRPEMASFDAGTMNWAHTTVFENSPRFLEKLANSMSECNVKPEFEIFDAGMIYNVLHYMKKGLITGRPHFQFVLGAPGGMTADVKNMMFLLDTCKDNLGTNFTWSALGIGRGHLPIIYAALAMGGHVRVGMEDNIFYRKGQLAKSNVEFVERVKRTVAEIDRTVATPDETRKILGLKNVPAAVV; translated from the coding sequence ATGGATGAAAGCAGCAGGGTCATTCTCACGGTAGCCTGCACTGGCGCCTGGCCCCAAAAGTCAGACACGCCCTACGTGCCACTGACACCACAAGAGGAAGCTGATGAGATCGTACGTTGTGCCGATGCGGGCGCATCCATCGCACACATTCACGTGCGCGACGATGCCTTCCACGCGTCCATGGACTTTGACAAATTCGCCGAGACCGTGCGCCTGGTGCGGGCCCGTTGCAACATAGTCTTGAACCTCACGACCTCGGGCGGACTGGGCCTTTCAGACGAAGTACGCATGAGGCCCTTTCAAGAGCTGCGCCCCGAGATGGCCTCGTTCGACGCAGGAACGATGAACTGGGCCCACACCACCGTCTTTGAGAACAGCCCGCGGTTCCTGGAGAAGCTGGCCAACTCCATGTCGGAATGCAACGTCAAGCCCGAGTTCGAAATCTTTGATGCCGGAATGATCTACAACGTCCTGCACTACATGAAGAAGGGCCTCATCACCGGCCGCCCGCATTTCCAGTTCGTGCTGGGTGCGCCTGGCGGCATGACAGCCGACGTGAAGAACATGATGTTCCTGCTGGACACCTGCAAGGACAACCTGGGTACAAATTTCACCTGGTCCGCTCTGGGCATTGGCAGAGGCCACCTACCCATCATCTACGCCGCCCTGGCCATGGGCGGGCATGTGCGCGTAGGGATGGAAGACAACATCTTCTACCGCAAAGGCCAGCTTGCCAAATCCAATGTGGAGTTTGTCGAGCGGGTGAAGCGCACGGTGGCCGAGATTGATCGCACGGTCGCCACCCCGGACGAGACACGAAAAATACTGGGCCTGAAGAACGTGCCCGCAGCGGTTGTCTGA
- a CDS encoding outer membrane beta-barrel protein: protein MKNTPISMACAVVIASAMATGAAAQGSDGDGDEKPFSLFGDALESAAGINAFGFLQVGFSSNNTSTHDQAAAGHSNFPIAGAADEGLQLNALSLALERPITTNIIPRVTPTPGPVPWEFSWGFRTELLYGRNGLPAQMFGFDSQWAVNQTPAGVNPGSTRQNYVAMPQAFLQAYFPVGMGVAAMVGRFGSGVGHDIAPEWRPGPNVFYTKTYTFVAQPDQVYGALVSANLMRNEYGFLAGELGIVKGRQNLNDNNNSNSTIGALRWRSTDMNTWVDYSFMIGDEQNDPIVNNVQMPIARIISANGQKREHHSLSVGFKPADAWQANVEFVYGKQSGDGQPGTIDILTFNPAAGNFFTGGEYTGVVAQAVYTANEKLSYGARFENFRDPQGVALFPVTAVASDFNAVTLGLTYKLSKSAILRPEVRYDWQTGNNGVNAFGGGTADKQTTLSTDLVIYF, encoded by the coding sequence TTGAAAAACACCCCCATCAGCATGGCATGCGCCGTGGTGATTGCATCCGCAATGGCCACCGGAGCAGCAGCACAAGGCAGTGACGGTGACGGCGACGAAAAGCCGTTCTCACTGTTTGGAGACGCACTGGAAAGCGCGGCAGGAATCAACGCCTTTGGCTTTCTGCAGGTTGGCTTTTCCTCCAACAACACCTCGACGCACGACCAGGCGGCGGCAGGGCACTCCAACTTCCCGATTGCAGGTGCCGCAGACGAGGGCTTGCAGCTCAACGCCTTGTCATTGGCGCTGGAGCGGCCTATCACGACGAACATCATCCCCCGCGTCACTCCTACGCCAGGGCCTGTACCATGGGAGTTTTCGTGGGGGTTCCGCACGGAGTTGCTGTATGGACGCAACGGTTTGCCAGCCCAGATGTTTGGCTTTGATTCGCAATGGGCGGTCAACCAGACACCCGCCGGAGTGAACCCGGGAAGCACACGGCAAAACTACGTCGCCATGCCCCAGGCATTTTTGCAAGCCTACTTTCCGGTGGGCATGGGTGTTGCCGCGATGGTGGGGCGGTTTGGTTCCGGTGTGGGGCATGACATAGCACCCGAATGGCGGCCAGGCCCCAATGTGTTCTATACCAAAACCTACACCTTTGTAGCGCAGCCCGATCAGGTCTACGGGGCCCTGGTGTCGGCCAATCTGATGCGCAACGAATATGGATTTCTGGCGGGCGAACTGGGTATTGTCAAAGGCCGCCAGAACCTGAACGACAACAACAACAGCAACAGCACGATTGGTGCGCTGCGTTGGCGCAGCACCGATATGAATACCTGGGTTGACTACAGTTTCATGATAGGGGACGAGCAGAACGACCCTATAGTCAACAACGTCCAGATGCCCATTGCGCGCATCATTTCGGCCAATGGCCAAAAGCGTGAGCACCACTCCCTGAGCGTGGGCTTCAAGCCAGCCGATGCCTGGCAAGCCAATGTGGAGTTTGTATACGGCAAACAAAGCGGCGATGGCCAGCCGGGAACGATTGACATCCTGACCTTCAACCCGGCTGCTGGAAATTTCTTCACGGGTGGGGAATACACCGGCGTGGTTGCGCAGGCGGTCTATACCGCCAATGAAAAGCTGAGCTATGGCGCACGGTTTGAGAACTTCCGGGACCCCCAGGGCGTGGCACTGTTTCCCGTAACCGCCGTAGCCAGCGACTTCAATGCGGTCACGTTGGGGCTGACCTACAAGCTCAGCAAGAGTGCCATCCTGCGTCCCGAGGTCCGTTACGACTGGCAGACCGGCAACAACGGAGTCAATGCGTTCGGCGGTGGCACTGCCGACAAGCAAACCACGCTGTCGACCGACCTGGTCATCTATTTCTAA
- a CDS encoding amino acid ABC transporter substrate-binding protein, whose amino-acid sequence MNFQYKLAQVSIAACLLAGAMSATHAADEIVIGASIPLSGPLAGFGMYQKWGYETAVKDQNKAGGILVDGKKIPVRLVIRDDKTDPNVTASNSESLLSRDNAVALLGSCTPALVNAGALVAERRKVPIVAGCDPLGAFRSVRKWNYAWVMFFDEGDLATAPFRMMNDYGIVTNKKVAILADNGPDGIVVGGKIWPETAKANGYSVEQSTSFPTDAQQFTSMVAQAKSTGADVVLVDAIPPQAIAMRKQMASAGFSPKVLVMEKGAEPEFFAQATGKLADGVLVGGYWDPSFPYPGAADLAKRFESETKQTQSQHIADSHAAAQVLMDAIAAAGTLDREKINAAIAKTNKTYVIGPVKFDATNTSAIPITLMQWQSGKAVVVWPKDRANGKLLFPLPEAK is encoded by the coding sequence ATGAATTTCCAATACAAGCTCGCGCAAGTGTCGATCGCAGCATGTCTGCTGGCGGGTGCCATGTCCGCCACGCATGCAGCTGATGAAATCGTGATCGGCGCCTCGATTCCATTGTCCGGCCCCTTGGCTGGCTTTGGCATGTACCAGAAGTGGGGTTACGAGACAGCCGTGAAAGACCAGAACAAGGCCGGAGGCATTCTGGTGGACGGCAAGAAGATCCCGGTGCGATTGGTCATCCGGGACGACAAGACCGACCCCAACGTGACTGCGAGCAACTCCGAGTCACTGCTTTCGCGGGACAACGCCGTGGCATTGCTGGGTTCCTGCACGCCAGCGTTGGTGAACGCAGGCGCACTGGTTGCGGAGCGGCGCAAGGTTCCCATTGTTGCGGGTTGTGATCCATTGGGCGCTTTCCGCTCCGTGCGCAAGTGGAATTACGCCTGGGTCATGTTCTTTGATGAGGGCGATCTGGCCACAGCGCCCTTTCGCATGATGAACGACTACGGCATCGTCACCAACAAGAAGGTCGCGATATTGGCGGACAACGGCCCTGATGGCATTGTCGTGGGCGGAAAGATATGGCCTGAAACTGCCAAGGCCAATGGCTATTCCGTGGAGCAAAGCACCTCCTTCCCCACGGATGCGCAGCAGTTCACCTCCATGGTGGCGCAAGCCAAATCCACCGGAGCGGACGTGGTGCTGGTGGACGCCATACCGCCCCAGGCCATTGCCATGCGCAAGCAAATGGCTTCAGCCGGATTCAGTCCCAAGGTGCTTGTGATGGAGAAGGGGGCTGAGCCCGAGTTCTTCGCACAGGCCACCGGAAAGTTGGCAGACGGTGTTCTGGTCGGCGGCTACTGGGACCCCAGCTTCCCGTATCCAGGTGCAGCCGATCTCGCCAAACGCTTCGAGTCGGAAACCAAACAGACCCAGAGCCAGCACATTGCAGACTCCCACGCCGCAGCGCAAGTCCTCATGGATGCCATAGCTGCCGCGGGAACCCTGGACCGCGAAAAGATCAACGCGGCCATAGCCAAGACCAACAAGACCTACGTCATTGGTCCGGTGAAGTTCGACGCCACCAACACTTCGGCCATTCCCATCACCTTGATGCAATGGCAGAGTGGCAAGGCCGTCGTGGTCTGGCCCAAAGACCGAGCCAATGGCAAGCTGCTCTTTCCCCTGCCTGAAGCCAAGTAA